One genomic region from Anopheles bellator chromosome 2, idAnoBellAS_SP24_06.2, whole genome shotgun sequence encodes:
- the LOC131212463 gene encoding cytoplasmic protein NCK1, translating to MAGSIKQEDVCYVVAKYDYASQGAQELDLRKNERYLLLDDSKHWWRVQNTRNQSGYVPSNYVKKEKKSVSLFDSFKKKVKKGSGSKTLPNCSPSRQVDSPTMSRRLPPDPSEAIASTPIGSAIVKYNYQAQQQDELSLTKGTRILILEKSNDGWWRGQSGSATGWFPSNYTTEENEDDTLHTYAMAENVLDIVVALYSFNSNNDTELSFEKGDRLEILDRPAADPEWYKARNNNGQIGLVPRNYLQELSEYLAQPFRSNGSGPDSLDRRPNDAQSNNNNSNTNNSNNNNSQQPERPHLTGKSWYYGAITRSQCDTVLNSHGHDGDYLIRDSETNLGDYSVSLKAPGRNKHFRVHVEGNMYCIGQRKFHTLDQLVDHYQRAPIYTNKQGEKLYLVRPLPKANGT from the exons ATGGCTGGAAGTATTAAGCAAG AGGATGTTTGCTACGTAGTGGCCAAATACGACTACGCTTCGCAAGGTGCCCAAGAGCTGGATTTGAGGAAAAATGAACGTTATCTTTTGTTGGACGACAGCAAGCACTGGTGGCGAGTACAGAACACGCGCAACCAGTCCGGCTACGTGCCTAGCAATTACGtaaagaaggagaaaaaatcgGTCTCGCTGTTCGATAGCTTCAAGAAAAAGGTCAAGAAAGGTTCGGGCAGCAAAACGTTACCGAACTGCTCACCCTCTCGACAGGTTGACAGTCCTACCATGAGCCGGCGACTACCACCGGATCCGTCGGAAGCGATCG cTTCCACCCCGATAGGATCTGCCATAGTCAAATACAACTACCAGGCGCAGCAACAGGATGAACTGTCGCTGACGAAAGGCACACGGATACTGATattggaaaaatcaaacgatgGATGGTGGCGCGGCCAGAGcgggtcggccaccggttggttCCCGAGCAACTACACTacggaagaaaacgaagaCGACACCCTGCATACGTACGCGATGGCGGAAAATGTGCTAGACATTGTCGTTGCCCTTTACTCTTTCAATTCGAACAACGACACTGAGCTATCGTTCGAGAAGGGCGATCGGTTGGAAATCCTCGATCGCCCCGCGGCTGACCCCGAGTG GTACAAAGCACGCAATAATAACGGACAGATTGGGCTGGTGCCGCGAAACTATCTTCAGGAGTTGTCGGAATATTTGGCGCAACCGTTTAGAAGCAATGGCAGTGGTCCGGACTCTCTCGACCGCCGGCCTAACGACGCGCaatccaacaacaacaattccaACACGAACAATAGTAACAATAACAACTCGCAGCAGCCGGAGCGACCCCATCTAACCGGCAAAAGCTGGTACTATGGTGCCATAACGCGAAGTCAATGTGATACGGTGTTGAACTCTCACGGACATGATGGTGACTACTTAATTCGCGATAGTGAAACAAAT CTGGGAGACTACTCAGTATCGCTGAAGGCACCGGGACGCAATAAGCACTTCCGCGTGCACGTCGAAGGAAACATGTACTGCATTGGGCAGCGTAAGTTTCACACTCTCGATCAGCTAGTGGACCACTACCAAAGAGCCCCCATCTACACCAACAAGCAGGGCGAAAAGTTATATCTTGTGCGACCATTGCCCAAAGCCAATGGTACCTAA